In the Calonectris borealis chromosome 11, bCalBor7.hap1.2, whole genome shotgun sequence genome, one interval contains:
- the ARRDC4 gene encoding arrestin domain-containing protein 4 isoform X1 — MAAAGPGLGPGAGGWVKTLALVLEDEARRGGGSGYCSGDTVSGQVLLELAGPLPLRGLRLEAAGRARVAWSESSGSGPGAGTWGVAVRAPGPRPRREAEVRYLDIRQSLLRDPPEGEESLILLDGRHEFPFSFQLPQEPLVTSFTGKYGSIQYYVKAILERPAAPDQSVQTELQVISHIDVSSPALLTPVLRSQEKMVGCWFFTSGPVSLSAKIERKGYCNGEAIPIYAEIENCSSRLIVPKAAIFQTQTYLASGKTKTFRQMVANVRGNHIASGSTDTWNGKTLKIPPVSPSILDCCIIRVEYSLAVYIHIPGAKKLMIEMPLVIGTIPCIGFSSRNSSITSQFSMDMSWLALTMPEHPEAPPNYADVVSEEEFSRHVPAYPPPIDCEEQLCCPVFAYIQEFRFQPPPLYSEIDPHPTDVEEIQPVSFML, encoded by the exons atggcggcggccgggccgggcctgggccccggggccggcgggtgGGTGAAGACGCTGGCCCTGGTGCTGGAGGACgaggcccggcgcggcggcggcagcggctacTGCAGCGGGGACACGGTGTCCGGccaggtgctgctggagctggcgggCCCGCTGCCGCTGCGCGGGCTGCGCCTGGAGGCGGCCGGCCGGGCCCGCGTCGCTTGGAGCGAAAGCTCGGGCTCTGGACCTGGGGCGGGAACCTGGGGGGTAGCGGTGAgggcgccggggccgcggccgcggcgggaggcggaggTGCGCTACCTGGACATCCGGCAGAGCCTCCTGCGGGACCCGCCCGAAG GTGAGGAAAGCTTAATTCTTCTAGATGGAAGACATGAATTTCCATTCAGCTTTCAACTCCCTCAAGA ACCCCTGGTGACCTCTTTTACTGGGAAGTATGGCAGTATTCAGTACTATGTAAAAGCAATCCTGGAGAGGCCTGCAGCACCTGATCAAAGTGTACAGACAGAGCTTCAGGTCATTAGCCATATCGACGTCAGCTCGCCAGCTTTATTG ACACCTGTTCTAAGAAGTCAGGAGAAGATGGTTGGCTGTTGGTTTTTCACCTCTGGGCCAGTGTCTCTCAGTGCCAAAATTGAGAGGAAGGGATACTGTAATG gGGAAGCCATACCAATCTATGCAGAAATTGAGAACTGCTCTTCTCGTTTGATTGTTCCAAAAGCCGCCATTTTCCAAACACAAACTTACCTGGCCAGTGGGAAGACAAAAACTTTCCGTCAAATGGTTGCCAATGTCCGAGGAAACCATATTGCCTCTGGGAGTACAGATACCTGGAATGGGAAAACTCTGAAAATCCCACCTGTATCCCCCTCTATACTTGACTGCTGTATTATTAGAGTAGAATATTCATTAGCT GTGTATATCCATATTCCTGGTGCTAAGAAATTGATGATTGAAATGCCTCTGGTGATTGGCACTATTCCATGTATTGGATTTTCAAGCAGAAACTCCAGCATTACCAGCCAGTTTAGCATGGATATGAGTTGGCTGGCATTGACCATGCCAGAACACCCTGAAG CACCACCAAATTATGCTGATGTAGTGTCTGAGGAAGAGTTCTCCAGACATGTTCCTGCTTATCCACCACCAATTGACTGTGAGGAACAATTGTGTTGTCCTGTCTTTGCTTACATACAAGAGTTCCGGTTTCAGCCTCCACCTCTTTATTCAgag ATCGATCCACATCCAACCGATGTAGAAGAAATTCAGCCCGTTTCATTCATGCTCTGA
- the ARRDC4 gene encoding arrestin domain-containing protein 4 isoform X2, with amino-acid sequence MKMHHLSPVCIHLPFLMKDTKTPVLRSQEKMVGCWFFTSGPVSLSAKIERKGYCNGEAIPIYAEIENCSSRLIVPKAAIFQTQTYLASGKTKTFRQMVANVRGNHIASGSTDTWNGKTLKIPPVSPSILDCCIIRVEYSLAVYIHIPGAKKLMIEMPLVIGTIPCIGFSSRNSSITSQFSMDMSWLALTMPEHPEAPPNYADVVSEEEFSRHVPAYPPPIDCEEQLCCPVFAYIQEFRFQPPPLYSEIDPHPTDVEEIQPVSFML; translated from the exons ATGAAGATGCATCACCTTAGCCCAGTGTGTATACATTTACCCTTTCTTATGAAGGATAcaaag ACACCTGTTCTAAGAAGTCAGGAGAAGATGGTTGGCTGTTGGTTTTTCACCTCTGGGCCAGTGTCTCTCAGTGCCAAAATTGAGAGGAAGGGATACTGTAATG gGGAAGCCATACCAATCTATGCAGAAATTGAGAACTGCTCTTCTCGTTTGATTGTTCCAAAAGCCGCCATTTTCCAAACACAAACTTACCTGGCCAGTGGGAAGACAAAAACTTTCCGTCAAATGGTTGCCAATGTCCGAGGAAACCATATTGCCTCTGGGAGTACAGATACCTGGAATGGGAAAACTCTGAAAATCCCACCTGTATCCCCCTCTATACTTGACTGCTGTATTATTAGAGTAGAATATTCATTAGCT GTGTATATCCATATTCCTGGTGCTAAGAAATTGATGATTGAAATGCCTCTGGTGATTGGCACTATTCCATGTATTGGATTTTCAAGCAGAAACTCCAGCATTACCAGCCAGTTTAGCATGGATATGAGTTGGCTGGCATTGACCATGCCAGAACACCCTGAAG CACCACCAAATTATGCTGATGTAGTGTCTGAGGAAGAGTTCTCCAGACATGTTCCTGCTTATCCACCACCAATTGACTGTGAGGAACAATTGTGTTGTCCTGTCTTTGCTTACATACAAGAGTTCCGGTTTCAGCCTCCACCTCTTTATTCAgag ATCGATCCACATCCAACCGATGTAGAAGAAATTCAGCCCGTTTCATTCATGCTCTGA